In Setaria italica strain Yugu1 chromosome I, Setaria_italica_v2.0, whole genome shotgun sequence, the genomic window GCCCAGCTTGGAGAAAGTATCAAAACAATAATTCATTCTGATTATCCTGAGCAGTGGCCAAGTCTCCTTCATTGGGTTACACACAACTTAGAAATACAAAATCAAATTTTTGGTGCTTTATATGTGCTAAGAGTTCTTGCTAGGAAATATGAGTAAGTATGCGTATCACTTTGTATTTctgattccttttttttttaatttttgccATTATTGTGTTACTCATTGATGTATTTTGCCTGCTGTCTCCCAATGCATCCCATCTGAGTGTTTACTAAATCATAGTTAGCTGTCTTGCATTATCTGCCTTGTTCTTTTTTGGTTGTTCTGTTTAAACTTGTATATTCAGTAAAAATGTCCCAACCCTAAGTGCCTAAGGCTCAAATGCATTTCCTTAGTAATTTACCATGTTGGTCCTCCCTAAGGTCTTGGTACCATAACATTTCTAGCAAGTAATAACATGATAGAGATGCATATCTCAGCATTATGAGTCTCTATGCATTAAATAGTTGTTATCATTTTTAAGATAGCTCAAGAGTAGAACAGCTGTCTTATTTTGTACCTATGtcctccctccgtttcaaattacaggtcattttgacttttctagattcatagtatttactatatatctaggcATAAGCatatttctaggtgcatagctaaaactatgcacctagaaaagccaaaacgacctataaattTGGACAAAAATAATCCTATACAAAAATAAATTTGTACTCAATGAGCCTTGTGCGTATTCAATGTGTTATGTCTATAGGTTCCATGTTCAGATCTCAGAATGTGGACTTCCTGTGTAATTTTCCCATTTAGTATTCGGTTGAGTCAAAAGTGTTTGATCTCACCTGTTCAGACCAAACCAGCCTGTTTGACTTGGTTTGACCAGTTAAAGGAAACCAATTTTGTACAGTGATTCAGCAACCTTACCAGACCAAGTGACTGGATCAATGGTTCAAAATCGGGGTCTCGTAGCAAACCTGTAATATATATACCACTCTTTACCTTTTTGTAAGAGATAACAGCAAGCGAGAGATTACCAAAACCAAGCTTCTTAATAGTCTTATGTGTTGTCTCACCATCCTAGGATGAAATCatcactttttattttttagtactATATTATTGGCTGTACCATTTCTCTGATGCCTCCATGTTTTTATGAAGGTTCAAGTCCGAGGAAGAGAGGATACCTCTGTATCACATTGTTGAGGAGACTTTTCCTCGTCTGCTAAGCATTTTTAGCAAACTGGTTCAGATTGTCAATCCGCCAATTGAAGTAGCTGATTTAATCAAGTTGATATGTAAAATATTTTGGTCGTCAATTTACGTATGTTCTACACTCTATGATCAGTTTTTAATGAATTGTTCTTTTGTTTAATTTTTCAGGACATCTCTTAttgttttcctcttttcctCTTTGCTTGTGCAGTTGGAGATTCCAAAGCAACTATTTGATCCCAATGTCTTCAATTCATGGATGGTTCTGTTTATAAACTTGTTGGAAAGGCCTGTTCCTGTAGAAGGCCAACCGATAGATCCTGAGATCAGGAAATCTTGGGGCTGGTGGAAAGTTAAGAAATGGACTATCCATATCTTGAACCGTCTCTACACCCGGTCAGTCTTTAATAGGCATGCTGCAAACTTTATATTGGCTAGTCACTGTATATTGATCTACAATTCACTGCATACAGATTCGGTGATCTGAAGCTTCAGAAACCAGAGAGTAAAGCATTTGCTCAAATGTTTCAAAAGACCTATGCAGGGAAAATATTAGCATGTCACATGCTGCTGCTGAATGCAATTCGTACCGGTGACTACTTGCCGGATAGGGTTATCAATCTTGTTCTTCAGTATCTGACTAACAGGTGTGTCTTGATGACAAAGATAGTCATTTTGTGCTCAAAGTGGTCTTCTGTGATGCTAGCATCTCAAAATCTGCATtatcctttgtttttttttcttgtatatGGATGAAGTTCTCATTGATTCAACTTATGAGTTCAGACACTCAAACATTGTCCAGCCAAGTTGCTGCTATGGGCTTTGATTTTGTGGGTTGCTTCTGTACCTTGGTGTCCAGGTGCTACTGTGCAAAGGGAAAGATTTGCTGGTGGCACAAGGGAGGGAAAGTGCTTTGCTATTGCTTGAACTCAGAACGATCGCAGTCCATAGGTTAGCTCGCCTAATAATAAAATCTAATCTGGTTATCTGAATAGCAAATGCTAATAACTAGATAATGTTAATATCTACTAAAGCCTTACAACTACGGAGCCCTAACTTGACTATGTTTGGGCTGTTGGGATGCTGGCTATGCCTGCCACACCTTCCTATGCACTATGCGGTGCTGCTTGGTCCTGACTCCTCCTCCTTTAGTAAATCCCTGCACCATCAGTTCATCATTACTGTACTTATCGTTGAATTTGTAGCTCTTTTATGTCCTTGCTGGTTGGGCACCGCATGGGATTTCCTACAAAAATAATAAGATCCATCTAGGTTTGTTCTTGGTCagactttttttttatctttgatATTGATATCTAAAATTTAGTGAAAATGACAACACAATGTTGACATTACTTTATTCATTATAAAAGGTACTTTCATAACATGTAATTCTTTGAATTTATGATAGTATATTTTTATAGATATTGCTAGTGGTGTGATATTGGAGACTACGTTGATGTCCTGATGAACTTTTATTTGTGATCGGAGGAGGTAACAGTTACTTTGGGTGTAATTAGGACATACCCCCTCCATACAGAAATGTATGTAATTTTGTTTCAGTATGGCAAGCCTTTGATCAATGGTCACTCTATGAATATAAAAGATTCGGATACAAAATTGGTATTATTATGTTTGTAGTGAAAAGTACTTACTTATGATTAAGATTTTGTATCATAGAAATAACATATCAATAGAGTAACTGTAAGTCAAAGTCTTATCCTAACGAAACAAAATATGCCTTACATTCCTGGACAGAGGGAGTAACATGTAGCTTTTGACCATTGGCTGGTACATATTTGTGATCCAAGGAGGTAACAGTTAACTTGGGTGTAATTAGGACATTACAGCATCTAGCAGATTGAGAAAAGTGCCCCCCTTTCCCTATAAGCTGGCATAAAGGAGACGGAGGGGGTAAAAACATGCTCTAGCAGATTGAGAAAATGATCCCCTTTCCCTATAACATGTACTGGACTTATATTTGTGATCGGAGGAGGTAACAATTAACCTTGCCTGGTACATATTTGCCTAAAGTTGTAGTGCAGTGGCTCCCAGATATCTCTTTCAGTGCAATTGCCATCTAAATTTTTTCTCACATCTCTTGGCACCTTGTGCCAAAATCAGCTTATGGTTTTCCTTAACTGTCATCACGTGTCATCCAACTTGGTCATCGTAGAAATGCTTATCAGTAATTGTCTGCTTTGTATCTTGCAGTGTTACAAAGAACAGTATGTATCAGATGATGCAGCCTCAGATTGATATACTTCTTTTTGAGATAATTTTTCCTCTCATGTGCTTCAATGACAATGACCAAAAGTTATGGGACGAAGATCCTCATGAATATGTTCGCAAGGGCTATGGTGAATTTACTCATTTCTGTATATGTCTTGATTGGAGTTGGCGATTACTGATAAAAATGTGATCTTTGTTTTTGTCTCAGTTCAGAATCTAATTAGATACTCACAATGTTATTTTTCATGTTTACAGATATTATTGAAGATTTATACAGTCCCCGAACAGCCGCTATGGATTTTGTGAGTGAATTGGTTAGAAAGCGAGGGAAAAACAATCTCCAAAAGTTCATCCATTTCATTGTGGATATATTCAGGAGGCAAGTGCCCCTATCATTTGTCTTGTAACTAATGACTGCATAGACTTTCTAATTGATGCCATACTTACCAGGTATGATGAGGCACCTGCTGATCTTAAGCCATATCGTCAAAAAGATGGTGCTCTTCTTGCTATTGGGACACTATGTGATAAACTAAAGCAAACAGATCCATATAAATCTGAGCTGGAGCGGATGCTGGTCCAACATGTCTTTCCTGAATTCAGCAGTCGTGTTGGACACTTGCGTGCAAAGGTGGAATACTCTGGAAGTTTGTTTGCCTGCTTTTTTACTGCTGATGTACTTACTCATTGTGAATTATCGCTAACGCTTTGTTCATTTTCTTTGATCATTTTGGTAAAATAGCTACTCATTGGTCAATAataatatattagtttactgTGAAGTAAATCTGTAATTTTCTATATTAGATGATCCATTTTAAAATGCCGTTTCACTTGGTACTGTACTCTTACCTTTTATTTGTCTTGTAGTATacagttcgtgacaataaaattATTATTATACTAGGGAACCTACCATTTACAAATATGAGTCTAATATACTAATTTTGTATAACAGATTTTTGTAAATGTTGGCCAAAGATTCTGAAGTTTGAAATGCTTGCATACCTTACAAAAAGAAATGCAGGGACTACCAAATATTAGGCATCCGTATTTCCAGTGTGATGCAGCACACTACTGTGGAGGAACAGCTCCACGTTGCTGCTACAAATAGATAGATATAGCAAAAGTATTGGAGAAACCTCTCCAATGTGCTAATAGGTAGAAACAGCACAAAGTGTTGAAGGAACCTCTTCAACGTGCTGAGCTAGTTCTAGGGAGGACGAAGATGGACCAAAAGGTCAAATCCGGATCCACAGATAGCAAGAGCTTAATCCAAAACCCTTAGGTACAAGATCTAGTCCAAGATCTAAGGGTAGAACAACATGTTCTATTGATAACTATAGTGGGTACATCAAAACCATCTTACAAACTTGAGGCttgcctctatttataggctcaTAAGCCGTACACAACTCACGCACAACTAATATGACAACTAGGTAACAATTCATGTATAGCTAATAGACAACTAAGCTTCAAGATACTTCTTGATCACACTAGTGTAGTAGTAGTAAAAAAACCAAATTTGCAACTAATTCTTGAAGTGTCTAGAGATGAGTGTATCTTTTCATAGTAGAAGAGTGGGACTCGTCTTCTAACTCTTGATAGCAAAATTCAGTTTGGATTTTGACACATTTGAATGTTCATGAACCATTTGGCTAATTTGATGTCCCTCATCACAGTGGCCCCTTAAACCTGTTAACTGTTTCATTTAGTTAGATGAGGTAATGATGACGAAGGATCACTTTAACTGTATTAGTGTATAAGTGATGATCAGGGTCCGCATTAATAGTGCATTAATCATTTAGAACCATTGGGTACAGTGGATCATATGAACAGAATTGACCAGTGCTACACAAATGTAGTGAAAGCATTTGGTGTCTTTCTGTATTAGTATAGGTTGCATCTTATAGGTTTGTGTTTCCTTCATGGGACCATCAAATATGGTCTACTTTGTGCTGATTGATTTCTTACTCATTAATTCTATTTTATGGTTGATCTGATATATTGATCTTATAGGCGGCATGGGTTGCTGGGCAGTATGCCCATATCAACTTTTCAGACCCGAACAATTTTCGTCAGGCTATGCACTGTATAGTTTCTGGAATGCGTGATCCTGATCTTCCTGTGCGGGTTGATTCGGTCTTTGCACTTCGTTCTTTTGTTGAAGCCTGCAAAGGTATGCTTATCTGGTGTTTCTAATCCTTACTAAAATTATGGACATTAGTTCAAATGATTGATTATAATTTTATATCTGCAGATTTAGATGAGATCCGACCAATACTTCCTCAACTCCTTGATGGTATGAAATATTTACCCTGGTCTAGTAAATTGGTGATAAATTAATCTTCTGGCTTATAATATGTGTTCTGCAGAGTTTTTTAAGCTGATGAATGAAGTTGAGAATGAGGATCTTGTGTTCACCCTTGAAACCATCGTTGACAAATTTGGTGAAGAGATGGCACCATATGCACTAGGACTGTGCCAGAATTTGGTATGTACTTTCTGTATACTTGAAGTCCTTCTGTAAATGTTTTCAACTTATAAACCATGCTGCTTTAATCTGATAGGCTGCTGCCTTCTGGAGATGTATGGCTAGTTCAGAAGCTGATGATGAAGCTGATGATTCTGGTGCTTTGGCAGCTGTTGGTTGCTTACGAGCGATCAGCACAATCCTTGAATCCATTAGCAGCCTCCCGCATCTTTTTATACAAATAGAACCTACATTGTTGCCTATAATGCGCAGGATGTTGACATCTGATGGTCAAGGTATATATACTCACTATTCATGGATAGCTGGTAGACATGTctgttgtttgtttttttaaatgTTACTTTTGAGTTGCTTGACTCCTTAACCAAGTGTACTCAAAATATGTGTATGAAATCTTCTGGGATGATGCAAACAATGTATAAAATAACTTAAGGATCCACTATCATTGATGATTTTGGTTGATCTAATACAAAAATAGTTCTGATCAATACATATGAAGTCACTAGGCTCATGGGAGGTGTCTAAATATGTCATTGTGTTGGAGGGTGTCAATAATATTTTTGTAGTTCattaaatatataaaaataaacatGGCAGATGTCTTTTGAAGAATATTAGATGTGCCCGCTAAACTACTGGAGAACCATGCATTTTTTCCCCAAATGGTGGAGTGTCTGAAATAATTTCTTAATGTTATGTAGTATTTGTCACACAAGTAGTGATTATTTAGGATATGTGACAGCAGCATTTTGTTGGACAGATGTTTCCAAATGTTTTTGAACCTTTAGAAGCTTCATGAAATTTCAAGTTGCTACTATGCTTAAGCAGAACTAGAGATTTTTTGTAGCTTGACATGCCAAAACAACAGAAGCATAAATTTATCTGATTTTAGCACTGATTTCTATTCATCATATATTGCTATTTTATCTCTTATTGTTGATCCACTTAATCTCCCCAATTCCTTTTGCAGATGTTTACGAAGAAGTTCTTGAAATTGTCTCCTATATGACATTTTTCTCTCCTACAATTTCACTGGACATGTGGACCTTGTGGCCATTGATGATGGAGGCACTTAATGACTGGGCTATAGATTTCTTTGAGAGTAAGTCTAACTTTATGTTATGGCACTATATATTTTGTTTTATCCTCTCAGAAAAAATGTTacttttgcataataatttaCAGATGCACTGTGCTTTTGCATCATTGTTGTGCTCCAATTCTTAAACTGACCATATTTTGAGAACTGTTCCAAACTTTTCCACATGCTTAGAACATCAAGATACATGCATTTGGTCCATCTTAAGTAAATCAAAGGCGCTGTTATTCTGTTATATATAATGTAGGACTAGTATATAGACTAGTTTTCTTGTAGACATATAATAAATGGTTATTGAATATAGACTTGTCCTTTGGGCGTGTTGTAATATTACATGAATTTCATGTGATAAATTTGCCTAACCGATTACAACTGCACATTACTCATTCATGAGTTGATGCTGTTGGCAGATGGGAAACATTAGGTCTAACCTGTTATAATTTGCACTGGACGTAGGTTTTCTTAAGTGTGCTAAGCTAATGTCTACTACTGCAGCTAAAAGGTGCTGTCTAGAACTAAGTTTCCAATGGCCTGAAAACACGTTGTGCTCTTTTGACGTACTTTTGTTGCCTGGTTTTGGTTTTGATACCATATCCATTTTATGTTTTATTTTGGTATGCTGCATTGTAATGCATGGTGGTCTGTTTTTAGAAATGATTTCTTGAAAAGAGGCTGCAAGTTTTTTTAGTAAAAAAACTTGTCTGATTATCTGATAAAAAAGTGACTAATCCACATGTACTTATTTCCCATTTGTGAGAGGTAACTATTTATTTTTTGTCCATCAGTACAACCTGAAAATGTAAGCGCTGTTCACGTTAGTTGAACGTTCGCAATTTGGCCTTAACGTGTTTTTTTTGGGTACCTTCATGCAGATATTCTTGTTCCGTTGGACAACTACATTTCCCGGGGAACTGATCATTTTCTTGCATGCAAAGATCCAGATTATCAGCAAAGCCTGTGGAATGCACTACAATCTGTATGTTTTGTTTAAATTAATTGTTCCAATATCTTTCTGATTATTTTTCTGGTGATCTGAGTGTTACTACCTTTTGCTGATAAATGCCAACTTTTGTAGATTATGATGGACGAAAACATGGAAGATTCTGATATCGAACCTGCTCCCAAGCTCATTGAAGTGCTTTTTCAGAATTGCAAAGGCAATGTGGATCAGTGGGTTGAGCACTACCTCAGGATTACAATTGAGCGGTTACGTCGAACAAAGAAGCCATATTTGAAATGCCTCCTTGTACAAGTGGTAAGATGCAATATGAACACAgctaaataattattttgttcCCTATCTCAGTGCCAATTGGTTTCACTAAGCATAGAAACCTAGTGCTGAATGTCATCATGTGCAAGTTGTCCCCAGCCCTTCCCCTTGtaccccctctccctccctctaaTGAAATGACACAGGTCTACCGTGAGTTCTGCGAAAAATAGATGCTGTATGTGTTTTCCTAACACTCTAATCAGCTAGAACCCCCAGTTAACATTTTTTCAAAATCTATTTGGAGTTTTGATTAGAATTATCCAATGTTAGTCCTCGATTGTTCTAGTACTGGCTAGTATGTGGATGAGGATCTGTCTAGTGATTCTCAGCATTTCACTTCTGTTTAGTACTTATAAGGGTAAATTGCTTACCATCTTAAAGGACCTGAGTTTCAAACTCAGTAATGGAATACGAATAGCCTGGTGTCTGGCTGCCAGCCAAGGGAAACCTTTCTTGTGCTGCTTGTAAACTCAGTACTGGAAGACAAATAGCCTGGTAGCTGGCTGCCTGCTGAGAGAAACCTTTCTTGTGCTGCTTGGCTCCTTGTTAGCATTTAGAGATTGGCACCACCAGCTAGATAGAATCTTGGTTCCAGGTTGAGGACACTGGTTGCAGCCCAACATGCTGAAGGATGGCAAACTCTGTATGGTGAATCGTGATCATTCAAGAAACTAGCAAATATTCATCCTCTTGTTCTCAAATAGGACATGCTGCTGGATGGGGTAGCTCTTATTTTGCCAATCTGCAAGACAAATAAAAATTGGATTATCTTAATAGTATCCATTATCTATCAATGTCATCCTAGGAAAAAAAGCTCAACCACAGGGAGAGATGTTCCCTTAAGAGAAGTACCAAACCTTTAGTGAGGTACCCTATACTCACATGACCTATGAGCATCAGGGCTCGAACCCTGGTGGTCGGCCTCTCAATTGGAGGCTCAACCAACATTATTGTAAGGGAGCAAATAATATGAAAGGCTACTATGTAACTGGCTGCTTTCATCTCATGGTTTCAATTCTTGTCAAGTTTAACTAATAGTAGATTCATCCATTGCGGGATTCCTCGAGAATCTAGTCATGTATATTTATATACCCTGATGTTGACATATCGTCCCTCTGATCCAGAATATAAGTCATTTAGAACATCTACCCAATCTCCAAGGTGACACTTTTACTAGCATTTTCTATGAAAATATGATGTTTCAAATAGAAGTAATTTTATATTATAAAAGATTTTTCTGATGAATCTTATGACATCAACCTTATTTTTTCAATCCACATATTTTGCATCCATTGATGGTCAAACCTATTAAAGTTTGACCAACAGGAGTTGTAAAGTGACTTATTTATTTGGGTTAATTGAATACTTTAAGCTTCTAGGATATAGTTGTATTGCTTTCCTTTAGTACTCGTCCCAAAGGATTTTTTAGTACAGAATAGGTCGAGGCTCATACTTAGGTCTCTGATTAGTGTCCTAAATTATTTTGCCCATATTTGAATCCccaattttaattttaattaactATAGATAGAAGTGGCGCATAAAAGTATAAAAACTAATATGTTGCTCAACTACCTTGGTTTGTCTAGGTAAGATCCTGGACCTGTGAAAGGGTTGTAGTGCCCTTGGGTCTGATTCTTACACTTTGCATTTGATGTTTTCAATTCCTTGGACTTTCCATTTTACTTTTATGATACCTGAAAAGAACTAAAATTCTTGATGCTGAGGTGTGAATTGTGATGTAACCCAAATTGTCATGAGCTTGTGCAGTTGTGCCTCAAAGTCTCACAATCATATAACTGTGACTAGAGAAGATTTTATACTGAATAATGGGACTCCAAATATTGGTTAGCGAAAAGACCAGATATAGTCACATTTATGGGTTATCTTCCCTTCATTTACTTGATGGAAACCACTTCCCCATTTTTAACTGGATATGATTCTTGGCTAACTTATTCATGTACTCTCCGTTTAAGTTTGTACCTGACAACTATCATGTGGTGGCTGCAGATTGCTAATGCGCTCTACTACAATCCTGCGCTGACCCTTGAAACCTTAAATAAGCTTGGGGTTGCAGCAGACATTTTTAACCATTGGTTTGTTATGCTACAACAAgttaaaaagagtggtgcccgTGTCAATTTCAAGAGGTATGGATCACGTTTTTGCACAGTTATATTTCTTCATGTACCTACGATGAGCCAGTATTGTTGTATTGCTTCATTTGCAGAGAGCATGATAAGAAAGTTTGCTGCTTGGGCCTGACTTCTCTTATTGGGCTTCCAGCTGATAAGATTCCACCAGAAGCTTTAGATCGGATTTTCAAAGCAACACTTGAGTTGCTTGTTGCTTACAAAGACCAAGTTGCAGGTAGAGTTTGCATTTGATATGTTGGTGCCTTCAGTTTTGGTTACTGTGCGTGTTCTCTGCAATTTATTTTTGTGATCATGGACTTCACTATTCTTTTCAACATGTGTTTGTTTGTTCCCTGACTCAGAAAATAAGAAGCAAAATGAGGAGGCTGCTGATGACATGGATGGCTTTGatgctgatgaagaagatgatgaggaaATTGACTCAGATAAGGATATGGGtcttgatgatgaagatggggATGAAGTTAGCAGCCTTCAGCTCCAGAAATTAGCTGCAGAGGTGTGCTTTTCAGTCTGTACCTTAGTACCTAGCTTGTGTTGATAGGTATTGAggatgcattttctgatcctgATTCTCGACTCTTTATTCTGTAATGATTCAGGCGAGAGGCTTCCAGCCAGCTGACGAGGATGATGACTCAGATGATGATTTTAGTGATGACGAGGAGCTACAGTCACCAATAGATGAGGTGGATCCTTTCATTTTCTTTGTCGAAACCGTCCAAGGTAAATTTTAGTCTTTGTTTTAAAATGTTTGCTGTCTCTGGAAAGCATCTTTTGTTCTTAGTCCTCATAAGTTTCTACTACCTGCCGCAGGTTTGCAAGTATCTGATCCTGCCAGGTTCCAGAACCTTATGCAGACTTTAGATTTCCGCTATCAAGCGCTTGCTAGCGGCATAGCTCAACATGCTGAGGAAAGGAAAGTTGAAATTGAGAAAGAGAAATTGGAGAAGGCAAACACACAGTGATTGATTCAAAGATGATATATGGTTACGTTGGATTGCTTTGCCATTTTGCTGGTTTAGCATTGGTGGTCAGTCAATTTTCTATGATTTGCCAGTCGCAGGTAATTGAGTTTTGCAGCCTTAGCCAACCTTTCAAGGCAGGACAATTTTAGGCTTGCAAAATTCTATCCTTGCGAGAGAAGTCGATGATAGGGCCATCTTGGATAATCTGTCATCGGCCGTCATGTTCCTCATGGGCTGTTGTTGCGGTCTTGGTTGTGCAAGCGTGACACCAGAAGGTTTCTTCTCTCGATGACAGTTGCTTGTCATGCTGTTAGGGCCATCAATTTTTTGGGGGGCTTGTAAGagcatttgttggagtacacccCTCTGGTGGTGGGGTTGCATTCTCCGGTCAAGTTTTAGAACCGTTGGGTGTAGATTGTATATGGTTTCGGTTTTTTAGGCATGGCATTGCGGTTCCGTGGTGGGGCTGTGGTatatgttttcttttcctttttgcaaGAGGACATTATATTTGTTTTTTGTTCATTTATTTGGAAAGGGCAAAAAAATTGGTTCATTCTGCGGAGTAACCTGATCCGTATAAATGTCCACTCGTCTCTTGAAATTAAAATTATAAATGGGTTTTGGAATATATTGCTCCCTTGTCTCCGCGTGCATGAACAGGATCTGGGTTGAGAAATAAATGTTGAATCTTGTTCGATGCACAGGATCTTGTTCATTTATTTAGGCCTAATGATATTGCTGAGCATTTTATCTGGCCAGTCAGATGAAGATGCTGTTAACTAGAGACATGTTTGGGGTCTTGTAGTTTCGTGTGTCCAGAGACTTTCGGAAGAGTACAGAGACTGATTTAGCTATTTGTCTCTGCTTTCCAGCAACCTCTCGACATTTGTCTGCTTTCCAGAGAACTGCGAGGCTTCGGTTCCAGCCTTCCAGCAGCGAGACGTGCATACATGGGGCGCCTGCATAAGAGAAAGCTGCTTGCATCTTTCGGCTCAAAGAAACAAGTTCACGTACGTGCATGCGTATATCAAGGACTCAAGGTATAGAAAGCCAGCATGCAGGGATACAATGTTTTAATTAGAAGAGAAGAGAATGAGCATAATGGAGGAGGTGCTGCCTGTTACCTATCGGATTTGACAGATTTATTTCCTTATTCCTGGGCTGACCTGTTTGGCTGCACATGGAATTGGAAATCGTCTTTCCGGTGATTTCTGCAGGCTAATTTCCTTACCTGCGACACCTTCTGAGCCTAAAACGAAGAAATCGAATCCATCCGACTCACCTCCCCTCTCGACTTGCCTCCCTTCCCTGAtgccgcgccgcctccctctcccgacTCCCCTCCATCTCGACGTCGCACCCCCTcatccgccacctcctccagcaccccctcctcgcctcctcctgaCTCGCCTCACCctcgtgctgccgccgcccccgactccgactcctcgagcgctgcgccgccgcctcccgcgccacgACCCCTCGCGACCACCTCCTCGACAGTGAGGTAAACCTCCTCTAGTTTCCCTCCTCCATCTCGCTCTCCGCATCACCCCTTACTTTTTTCTTCCTCACCGGCTCACCCCTTCCCCTTGAACAAGCCGCAGATCTGCTGGGAGGCACCACCGGCAAGCAGGCTGGGAGTAGCGGCAACGGCGGCTGCCCCATCCACATCTCTATGGACGGCATCTTCAACATTCCGACTACGCGCGTGCTCTCCACTAGCAAACAATCCCTTCTGCCCATTCCCTGTGCTACTTGAGTCAGCAAAGAAACTACTAGTTAGTTGCATCATATTCTCACTGTCAAATTGGAAGACCATTGCTCTTGCTCCTACTAGTAGACCGCACTTTCCACAAAATGCGACACACGAATTTGTTAATTTTGCTGTAATTCTGCTGTCAAATCGAAAGGCCATCCTCTTGCTCTAAACAGTTTCTGCAATTTCGTGCACTATCGATTGCTAGTGCTAATTACATGGAGGGCCTTTGGTGCTTCTCTGCTAGTGCTAATTATATGTGACATGCTCTTAGATTCTTCATCCTGTGTGCTGCCATTAGTTTAAATTTGGTAGAAGCTGAAATCTCTTCGTAGATCATTATGTGCTGCCATTCTGATATCCTGTGGAGTTGCATATCAACTACAG contains:
- the LOC101783550 gene encoding importin beta-like SAD2, yielding MDLPSLAVVLRAALSHVPEERKAAEESLNQFQYTPQHLVRLLQIIVDGSCDMAVRQVASIHFKNFIAKNWSPNDPDESPKVLESDKAMVRENILGFIVQVPPLLRAQLGESIKTIIHSDYPEQWPSLLHWVTHNLEIQNQIFGALYVLRVLARKYEFKSEEERIPLYHIVEETFPRLLSIFSKLVQIVNPPIEVADLIKLICKIFWSSIYLEIPKQLFDPNVFNSWMVLFINLLERPVPVEGQPIDPEIRKSWGWWKVKKWTIHILNRLYTRFGDLKLQKPESKAFAQMFQKTYAGKILACHMLLLNAIRTGDYLPDRVINLVLQYLTNSVTKNSMYQMMQPQIDILLFEIIFPLMCFNDNDQKLWDEDPHEYVRKGYDIIEDLYSPRTAAMDFVSELVRKRGKNNLQKFIHFIVDIFRRYDEAPADLKPYRQKDGALLAIGTLCDKLKQTDPYKSELERMLVQHVFPEFSSRVGHLRAKAAWVAGQYAHINFSDPNNFRQAMHCIVSGMRDPDLPVRVDSVFALRSFVEACKDLDEIRPILPQLLDEFFKLMNEVENEDLVFTLETIVDKFGEEMAPYALGLCQNLAAAFWRCMASSEADDEADDSGALAAVGCLRAISTILESISSLPHLFIQIEPTLLPIMRRMLTSDGQDVYEEVLEIVSYMTFFSPTISLDMWTLWPLMMEALNDWAIDFFENILVPLDNYISRGTDHFLACKDPDYQQSLWNALQSIMMDENMEDSDIEPAPKLIEVLFQNCKGNVDQWVEHYLRITIERLRRTKKPYLKCLLVQVIANALYYNPALTLETLNKLGVAADIFNHWFVMLQQVKKSGARVNFKREHDKKVCCLGLTSLIGLPADKIPPEALDRIFKATLELLVAYKDQVAENKKQNEEAADDMDGFDADEEDDEEIDSDKDMGLDDEDGDEVSSLQLQKLAAEARGFQPADEDDDSDDDFSDDEELQSPIDEVDPFIFFVETVQGLQVSDPARFQNLMQTLDFRYQALASGIAQHAEERKVEIEKEKLEKANTQ